Genomic window (Fibrobacter sp. UWR4):
CGGCCATGCTTCAGGAAACCTTCATAGTTCTTGGTATGCAGTTGAGCTTCGAGCTGGCGAAGAGTATCAAGAGCAACACCTACCACGATTAACACCGAGGTACCCCCAATATAGAAACTCATATCGAGAGAGTCTTTCAAATGAAGGGGCGCAACGGCAATAAATGCCAAATAAAGCGCACCAGTCAGAGAAATTCGGGTCAAAACATGGTCAATATACTCTGCAGTCTGCTTGCCCGGACGTACTCCCGGAATAAATCCACCAGACCTCTTCAGATTTTCAGCAATATCATTCGGGTTGTACTGAATTGCCGTGTAGAAGAAGGTGAAGAAAATAATCAGGAGAGCGAACACGACACTGTAAAGTGCGTGGCCAGGAATAAGCATGATTGCAAAGGACTGCATAGCAGAAACATTCGGGAACCAGGAGGCGATCATGGCCGGAATGAACATAATGCAGCTTGCAAAAATTACAGGGATCACATTAGCAGTATTCACCTTGAAGGGCAAATAACTGGCCTGACCACCCATAACCTTGCTTCCAACCGTCCTACGAGGACTTTGGAGCGGAATGCGACGGTTCGCCTGTTCCATGAAAACGATGAAGCCAATAATAGCGAGCACGATAGCGAGAATGATAGCCTCGTTAAACAGTGCATGGCCCTTAATGCCTTCCTTAAACATTTCCACTTCGGAAAGGACAGCCCTCGGGAGGCCGCCGACGATACCGGCGAAGATGATTAGAGAGATACCATTACCCACACCATGCGAAGTAATCTGTTCGCCCAGGTACATCACAAAGATCGTACCGGCAGTGAAGGTCAGGGTAGCTAACAAACGGAAACCAAGGATGCCGGACCCAGAGGTGAAGTCGTCCGCTAAGACGGACACGTTGGATGCGACAGCCGTGGAAACCTTAAGGCTGGATAGCCAAACTGAAATACCCCATCCCTGCAGCGCAGCCAAGGCAACGGTGAAGTAACGGGTGTACTGGTTCAGCTTAGCGCGCCCTTCCTGTCCTTCCTTCTGCAAGGCCTGGATCGCAGGAATAACGGAGCCCATCAACTGAATGATGATGCTCGCGCTAATGTAGGGCATGATACCCAGGGCAAATACAGTCGCCTTCGCGAAAGCACCACCCGTGAAGGAGTCGTACAAGCCGAACAAGTTGTTCGAATTACGGAAGTACTCAGCCAGAACAGCAGAGTTCACTCCGGGGATGGTGATGTGAGCACCAACGCGATAAATGATAAGAAAACCAAGCGTAAAAAGGAGCTTTTTACGCAGGTCTTCTATCTTGAAGGCATTGACGAACGCATCAATAGCTTTCTTGAGAGCTTCCATTAGATGATCTCGACTTTACCGCCAGCAGCTTCAATGGCAGCCTTTGCCTTTTCGCTGATAGCGTCTACCTTGACATTGATAGCCTTGTCAATGGTACCAAAAGCGAGGACCTTGACCGGCTGTTCGACGTTACGGATGAAGCCCTGATCGAACAGAGACTGAGCATCGAAGTCCACAACGCTGCAAGAAGCGAGCTTCTTGAGGTTCACGATCTGGAATTCGACACCAGCGTGCTTGAAACCACGCTTCGGGATACGACGGTGGATAGGCATCTGGCCGCCTTCAAAAGCGACGCGACCGGCCTTAGCACTCTTACGAGCACCTGCACCCTTCTGACCACGGCCAGCAGTGGTGCCCCAACCAGAACCCGGACCACGGCCGATACGCTTGCGCTTAACGACCTTGGCCTTGCCAGGATTGAGAGTATTGAGTTCCATCTTAGATCTCCTCGACCTTAACCATGTCAGCCACGGCGTTGATCATGCCCTGGATGCTGGGGGTCAAATTGTGTTCAACAGTCTGTCCGATCTTGCGGAGACCCAGAGCTGCAACGTTTGCACGATGCATCGGGAGGCGACGGACGATACCCTTGATCAAAGTAATACGAACTTTCTTCATTGTATTACCCCTTAGGCGTTAGCACCGCGCAGAACTGCGCAGTCCTGTTTATTCTTCTGGGAAACAAGGCCTTCAATGCAAGCGCTGACGACAGTGCTCGGATTGGAAGAACCGTGAATCTTGGTGAGGATGTTGCGCACACCGGCGAGTTCGAGAACTGCACGAGCAGCAGCACCAGCGATAACACCAGTACCCGGAGCAGCCGGCATCAGGAGGATGCGAGTTGCACCGCTCTTGACTTCGATGTCATGAGGAATGGTGCCGTCCAGGAGCTGGACTTCAACGATGTTGCGGTGAGCAGCTTCGGTACCCTTACGGATAGCTTCGGAAACTTCCTTAGCCTTGCCGAGGCCTACGCCGACCTTGCCGTTCTTGTTGCCGATGACAACGAGAGCGGAGAAGGACATACGACGACCACCCTTAACAGTCTTAGCGCAACGGTTGATGTGTACAACCTTGTCTTCAAATTCAGAAACTTGAGCTTCGCGTTCCAAAGTGTACCTCTCAATTAGAACTTCAAGCCGCCTTCACGAGCACCTTCTGCAAGGGCCTGAACGCGACCATGATAGATGTAACCGCCGCGGTCAAAGACCACGGATTCAATGCCCTTGGACTTTGCGACTTCAGCAATCAAGAGACCGAGCTGCTTGCTCTGTTCAGACTTCGTCATTTCACCAAACTTGCCCTGGAAATCCTTGGAAGTAGTGGAGAGCTGAGCGATAGACTTGTTGTTTGCGTCATCGATAATCTGGGCGACCATGTGAGACAAGGAACGGCGAACAGCCAAACGAGGGCATTCTGCAGTTCCGACGACAGACTTACGTACGCGAGCGTGGCGTGCGATTCTGGACTGGATTCTTTTCTTAGCAATTGCAGTCATAGTTTACCCTTATTTACCTGTCTTCTTACCCTGCTTGCGACGGACAATTTCGCCAGCGTACTTAATGCCCTTGCCCTTATACGGTTCAGGACGACGGTACTTGCGAATTTCTGCTGCAGCCTGGCCGACCTTCTGCTTGTCGATACCCTTGATGGAAATCTTCAGAGGATCAACAGCCTTCAGTTCAACGCCTTCCGGTGCCTGGTAGATAACCGGGTGAGAGAAACCGAGAACGAGGTTCAGGTCCTTACCCTTCTGTTCTACACGGTAGCCAACGCCAACGATTTCGAGAATTTTTTCGAAACCCTTGGTCACGCCTTCGACCATGTTGGCAACGAGAGCGCGAGTGGTGCCGTGGATAGCACGGGAGAACTTCTGATCGTCAGGACGGGTGAAGGACAGCTGGTTGTTTTCGAACTTGATGGTGATCAGTTCGTGAACGTCAGCTTCGAGCTTGCCGAGAGGACCTTCGACCTTGATGTTCTGACCATTGATGGCAACCTTTACGTTTGCCGGAACGTTGATAATAGCTTTACCGATACGGGACATCTTTACCAAACCTTTGCGATGACTTCGCCGCCCACATTTTCCTTGCGAGCTTCGTGGTCAGTCATGACGCCTTTAGAGGTGGAGATGATAGCAAAGCCGAGGCCGTTACGAACGCGAGGAAGCTTAGCAGAGTCAACGTAGTGACGAAGACCCGGCGTAGACACGCGCTGGATGCCCTGGATTGCAGATTCGCCATTGGTGTAGCGGAGGAGGACCTTCAGGATACCCTGCTTGCCATCTTCAACTACGACGAACTTCTTAATGAAACCTTTTTCCTGCAGCACGCGTGCGATTTCGCGCTTCAGGTTGCTGGCGGGAATGTCCACCACGGGGAGCTTTGCCGTAGAGGCATTGCGGATACGGGTGAGCATATCGGCGATAGGATCTGTCATTGCCATGAGTATACTCTCCTTACCAAGAAGACTTAGTGATACCGGGGATTTCGCCGGCGAGTGCCATTTCGCGGAAGCAAATACGGCAAAGGCCAAAGCGGCGCATAAAGGCGTGCGGCCTACCGCAACGCTTGCAACGGTTGTACCCACGAACGGTATACTTCGGAGTACGCTTGCATTTTTCAATCATTCTTTTGCTTGCCATGGTATTACCTTACTTACGGAAGGGGAGTCCAAGTTCTTCAAGCAGGGCACGGCCTTCGTCGTCGGTCTTTGCAGAGGTGACGAAAGAGATGTCCATACCGAAAGTGCGAGAGATCTTGTCGATATCGATTTCGACGAAGATGGTCTGTTCCTTAATGCCCAGGGTAAAGTTACCCATGCCATCGAAGCCACGACGTGCGAGACCACGGAAGTCACGAACACGGGGAAGGTCGATGTTGATAAAGCGGAACAGGAAGTCCCACATGTTATCGCCATGGAGGGTTACCTTAGCACCGATACCGATACCTTCACGAAGGTGGAAGTTAGCGATAGCCTTCTTAGCATTGGTAACGACAGCCTTCTGACCAGAGATAGCGGTCAGAGTGTCAGCAGCTTCGTCGAGAATCTTACGGTTCTGGGAAGCAGCGCCCACGCCCATGTTGATCACGATCTTCTGAAGGCGGGGAATTTCCATCACGTTCTTGTAAGCAAACTTCTGCTGCAAGGCCGGGACGACTTTTTCGAGATAAAATTGCTTCATCTGGTTCATAGTTATACCGCCTTACCGGTTTTGACGCTCACGCGAACAGCCTTCTTACCAGCTTCGCGAACGATGCGGGTACGAACGGGAGTGTTGCCTTCGAGAAGCATCACGTTGGAAATGTCGATCGGCAGTTCCTTTTCGATGATGCCACCAGTCTGGTTAGTCTGGCTCGGCTTTTCATGACGCTTGCAGACGTTAACGCCGCTAACGGTCACCTTGCCGCCCTTGACACTGATCACGGTGCCGGTCTTGCCCTTGTTGGCACCGGAAATCACCTTGACGTTATCATTCTTCTTGATGTTAGCCATTAGAGAACCTCAGGTGCGAGGGAGATGATCTTCATGTATTTCTTGTCGCGGAGCTCACGAGCCACCGGTCCAAAAATACGGGTTCCACGCGGTTCACCTTCCTTATTGATGAGAACCACTGCATTGTCGGAGAAACGGATAAGCGTTCCATCCGGACGTGCGATTTCCTTACGGGTGCGGACGACTACTGCGTCTGCCACGGAACCCTTCTTCACCTTGCTCTGGGGGATAGCGTCCTTAACGGCTACCTTGATGACATCACCGATGCTAGCATAGCGACGGTTTGTGCCACCCAAAACACGGATGCAGGCGACTTCCTTGGCACCACTGTTATCGGCCACGACGAGTCTGGTTTCTTCTTGAATCATATTCGCCTTACTCCAAAAAGATTATTTCTTCTTTTCCACAATGCGAACCAGGCGCCAGCGCTTGGTTGCAGAGAGGGGACGAGTTTCCATGATTTCTACCAGGTCGCCTTCTTCGGCTTCATTCTTTTCATCGTGAGCCTTGAGCTTCTTGGTAGTGGTCATGATTTTGTTGTACATCGGGTGACGCTTGCGGTTTTCAACCACAACCGTGATGGTCTTATCCATCTTGTCAGAGGAGACTACACCCTGCTTAACCTTACGAAGGTTTCTATCCATTTCCTGCTCCTGCCCGGCTTATGCCTTGGCCTTTTCGGTGAGGATGGTCTTGATACGGGCGATGTCCTTGCGGGTTGCCTGAATCAAAGAGGGTTTTTCCAAGCTACCGAGCTTTGCAGCCATACGGTAGTTGAACAGATCGAGATTCAACTGGGCCAGCTTTTCCTTGAGCTGGTCAACGCCCAGTTCCTTTAATTCACGTGCCTTCATTAGATCTCCGATTCTTCGATGATTTTGCACTTGAGGGGGAGCTTCTGAGCTGCCACATGGAGAGCTTCCAGTGCCAGTTCGCGTTCAACACCACCCATTTCGAAAATGATGCGACCCGGGAGGATGACGGCTGCCCAGAATTCGACAGCACCCTTACCCTTACCCATACGAGCTTCTGCAGGATGGCGGGTAATCGGCTTGTCGGGGAAGACGCGGATCCAAACGCGGCCACCGCGCTTGATCTTACGAGTCATGGCGATACGAGCAGCTTCAATCTGACGAGCAGTGAGCCAGCACTTTTCAAGAGCCTGAATGCCGAATTCGCCGAAGGCGATGGAGTTGCCGCGAGAGGCGACGCCCTTCATGCGGCCTTTCATCTGCTTACGATGTAATGTTCTTTTAGGACTCAGCATATATTACTTCTCTCTCTTGTTATCGGACATGACGTCCTTACCAATCTTTTCGCCGTGCATGATCCACACCTTGATACCGATAGCACCGTAAACGGTCTTAGCGATAGCAGTTGCGTAATCAATGTCTGCACGAAGAGTGTGCAGAGGCACGCGGCCTTCAGCATACTTTTCAACGCGAGCGATTTCAGCACCACCGAGACGGCCACCGCACTGAATCTTGATACCTTCCACACCAGCGCGCATAGCGTTCTGGATGGCGCGCTTCATAGCGCGACGGAAGGAAATACGCTTTTCGAGCTGACGAGCGATGTTTTCGGCAACGAGCTTGGAGTCGGCGTCGGGACGCTTGATTTCCTGGACGTTAATATAGATTTCTTTTCCGGTGAGGAACTGGAGTTCGCCCTTCAACTTCTCCAATTCTTCGCCCTTACGACCGATAACGATACCCGGGCGAGCGGTAAAGAGGTTAACATTCACCTTCTTGACGGTACGTTCGATGCCAACCTTGGACAGGGAAGCATGTTCGAAGCGCTTCATCAAGTAGCGACGGAGCACGATGTCTTCATAAAGAAGATCGGCAAACTTGTCTTCGGCATACCACTTGGATTCCCAGCCGCGGATAACGCCAAGACGAAGACCATTCGGATGAGTTTTCTGACCCATTGTAATTACTCCTTGTTGGCCACAACGACTGTGATGTGAGAGAGCGGCTTTTCGATACGGAAAGCACGGCCCTGAGAACGCGGATGGATGCGCTTCATGATGGTTGCACCGTCAGCAGTAATGGTCTTGATGACCAGTTCTTCGACAGCAACAGCACCGGCAGCCTTCTGCTTGAAGTTAGCAACAGCGGACTTCAGAGCATTTTCTACCAGGGGAGCGCCCTTGGTCTGCGTGTGGAGGATGGAAAGCATTGCGAATGCTTCTGCAACGGACTTACCGCGAACCAGGTCGACAACGCGACGCAGCTTGCGAACACCGTAGCGTACGTTTTTCACTTTAGCGACAGCTTGCATTATTTCTTGCCTCCAGCAGCTTCAGTCTTACGGTGGCCCTTGAAAGTACGGGTCAGGGAGAATTCACCGAGCTTGTGACCGACCATGTTTTCGGTTACATAGACAGGGATGAACTGCTTGCCGTTATAGACGGAGAAAGTGAGACCAACCATATCGGGGATGATGGTGGAACGACGAGACCAGGTCTTGATGGCCTGCTTCTTGTCGGAACCAGCCATTGCCTGAGCTTTGACGAGAACGTGGGAATCCACGAACGCACCTTTCTTAAGGGATCTGGACATGAATTAGGCCCTCTTCTGACGACGACGTACGATGAAACGATCGGTACGCTTATTGTTACGAGTTTTTGCACCCTTAGAGTTCTTGCCCCAAGGAGAGCAGGGATGACGACCACCAGAGGTACGACCTTCACCACCACCAAGCGGATGGTCAACCGGGTTCATAACGACACCGCGGACAGAAGGACGCTTACCGAGCCAGCGAGAACGGCCAGCAGAACCGGAAGATTCATTCATGTGATCGATATTGGAAACCTGACCAACGGTAGCGAGGCAGTCTTCCGGGATGTAGCGAACTTCGCCACTCGGGAGACGGACCTGACACAGCTTGCCATCCTTAGCAACCAGTTCTGCACCGGCACCAGCGGAACGAGCAATCTGGGCACCCTTGCCCGGCTTCATTTCGATGTTGTGGATAATGGTGTTCAGCGGAATTTCGCGGAGGGGAAGAGCGTTACCCAGGCGGAATGCGGCACCTTCACCAGCATTCAGCACATCGCCAACCTTGATGTCGGCCGGAGCGATGATGTAAGCGCGCTTGCCATCTTCGTACTTGACGAGAGCGATACGTGCGGAACGATTCGGATCGTATTCAACAGTTTCGACGGTGCAGGAAGCGGTGTTCTTGCGCTTGAAGTCGATGATACGATACAGTTTCTTGTGACCACCACCGCGACGGCGGGAGGTGATTTCACCGGCGTTGTTACGGCCAGAGCTGCGCTTGATACCTTCGGTAAGCGGCTTGTACGGCTTTTCAGCAGTGATTTCCTTGCGGTCACCAATCTGCTTGTAACGAAGCGTCGGGGTAAGCGGGCGATAAGACTTCAGACCCATGATTATACTCCTTCGAACTCAGCGATGGACTGACCGGCCTTCAAAGTGATGTAGGCCTTCTTCCAGTTGGACTTCTTGCCAGCAACCATGCCCATACGGACACGCTTCATCTTACCACGGTTGATCAAGGTATTGACGGAGTCAACAGAAACGTTGAAACGCTTTTCAATAGCTTCCTTGATTTCGGTCTTGGTGGCAGACTTGGCAACCTTGAACACGTACTTCTTTGCACC
Coding sequences:
- the secY gene encoding preprotein translocase subunit SecY — its product is MEALKKAIDAFVNAFKIEDLRKKLLFTLGFLIIYRVGAHITIPGVNSAVLAEYFRNSNNLFGLYDSFTGGAFAKATVFALGIMPYISASIIIQLMGSVIPAIQALQKEGQEGRAKLNQYTRYFTVALAALQGWGISVWLSSLKVSTAVASNVSVLADDFTSGSGILGFRLLATLTFTAGTIFVMYLGEQITSHGVGNGISLIIFAGIVGGLPRAVLSEVEMFKEGIKGHALFNEAIILAIVLAIIGFIVFMEQANRRIPLQSPRRTVGSKVMGGQASYLPFKVNTANVIPVIFASCIMFIPAMIASWFPNVSAMQSFAIMLIPGHALYSVVFALLIIFFTFFYTAIQYNPNDIAENLKRSGGFIPGVRPGKQTAEYIDHVLTRISLTGALYLAFIAVAPLHLKDSLDMSFYIGGTSVLIVVGVALDTLRQLEAQLHTKNYEGFLKHGRIRGRMAS
- the rplO gene encoding 50S ribosomal protein L15, with the protein product MELNTLNPGKAKVVKRKRIGRGPGSGWGTTAGRGQKGAGARKSAKAGRVAFEGGQMPIHRRIPKRGFKHAGVEFQIVNLKKLASCSVVDFDAQSLFDQGFIRNVEQPVKVLAFGTIDKAINVKVDAISEKAKAAIEAAGGKVEII
- the rpmD gene encoding 50S ribosomal protein L30, with amino-acid sequence MKKVRITLIKGIVRRLPMHRANVAALGLRKIGQTVEHNLTPSIQGMINAVADMVKVEEI
- the rpsE gene encoding 30S ribosomal protein S5; its protein translation is MEREAQVSEFEDKVVHINRCAKTVKGGRRMSFSALVVIGNKNGKVGVGLGKAKEVSEAIRKGTEAAHRNIVEVQLLDGTIPHDIEVKSGATRILLMPAAPGTGVIAGAAARAVLELAGVRNILTKIHGSSNPSTVVSACIEGLVSQKNKQDCAVLRGANA
- the rplR gene encoding 50S ribosomal protein L18, which translates into the protein MTAIAKKRIQSRIARHARVRKSVVGTAECPRLAVRRSLSHMVAQIIDDANNKSIAQLSTTSKDFQGKFGEMTKSEQSKQLGLLIAEVAKSKGIESVVFDRGGYIYHGRVQALAEGAREGGLKF
- the rplF gene encoding 50S ribosomal protein L6 produces the protein MSRIGKAIINVPANVKVAINGQNIKVEGPLGKLEADVHELITIKFENNQLSFTRPDDQKFSRAIHGTTRALVANMVEGVTKGFEKILEIVGVGYRVEQKGKDLNLVLGFSHPVIYQAPEGVELKAVDPLKISIKGIDKQKVGQAAAEIRKYRRPEPYKGKGIKYAGEIVRRKQGKKTGK
- the rpsH gene encoding 30S ribosomal protein S8 yields the protein MAMTDPIADMLTRIRNASTAKLPVVDIPASNLKREIARVLQEKGFIKKFVVVEDGKQGILKVLLRYTNGESAIQGIQRVSTPGLRHYVDSAKLPRVRNGLGFAIISTSKGVMTDHEARKENVGGEVIAKVW
- a CDS encoding type Z 30S ribosomal protein S14 encodes the protein MASKRMIEKCKRTPKYTVRGYNRCKRCGRPHAFMRRFGLCRICFREMALAGEIPGITKSSW
- the rplE gene encoding 50S ribosomal protein L5, which produces MNQMKQFYLEKVVPALQQKFAYKNVMEIPRLQKIVINMGVGAASQNRKILDEAADTLTAISGQKAVVTNAKKAIANFHLREGIGIGAKVTLHGDNMWDFLFRFINIDLPRVRDFRGLARRGFDGMGNFTLGIKEQTIFVEIDIDKISRTFGMDISFVTSAKTDDEGRALLEELGLPFRK
- the rplX gene encoding 50S ribosomal protein L24 — encoded protein: MANIKKNDNVKVISGANKGKTGTVISVKGGKVTVSGVNVCKRHEKPSQTNQTGGIIEKELPIDISNVMLLEGNTPVRTRIVREAGKKAVRVSVKTGKAV
- the rplN gene encoding 50S ribosomal protein L14, whose product is MIQEETRLVVADNSGAKEVACIRVLGGTNRRYASIGDVIKVAVKDAIPQSKVKKGSVADAVVVRTRKEIARPDGTLIRFSDNAVVLINKEGEPRGTRIFGPVARELRDKKYMKIISLAPEVL
- the rpsQ gene encoding 30S ribosomal protein S17 is translated as MDRNLRKVKQGVVSSDKMDKTITVVVENRKRHPMYNKIMTTTKKLKAHDEKNEAEEGDLVEIMETRPLSATKRWRLVRIVEKKK
- the rpmC gene encoding 50S ribosomal protein L29, with the protein product MKARELKELGVDQLKEKLAQLNLDLFNYRMAAKLGSLEKPSLIQATRKDIARIKTILTEKAKA
- the rplP gene encoding 50S ribosomal protein L16, with the translated sequence MLSPKRTLHRKQMKGRMKGVASRGNSIAFGEFGIQALEKCWLTARQIEAARIAMTRKIKRGGRVWIRVFPDKPITRHPAEARMGKGKGAVEFWAAVILPGRIIFEMGGVERELALEALHVAAQKLPLKCKIIEESEI
- the rpsC gene encoding 30S ribosomal protein S3 — encoded protein: MGQKTHPNGLRLGVIRGWESKWYAEDKFADLLYEDIVLRRYLMKRFEHASLSKVGIERTVKKVNVNLFTARPGIVIGRKGEELEKLKGELQFLTGKEIYINVQEIKRPDADSKLVAENIARQLEKRISFRRAMKRAIQNAMRAGVEGIKIQCGGRLGGAEIARVEKYAEGRVPLHTLRADIDYATAIAKTVYGAIGIKVWIMHGEKIGKDVMSDNKREK
- the rplV gene encoding 50S ribosomal protein L22, with the translated sequence MQAVAKVKNVRYGVRKLRRVVDLVRGKSVAEAFAMLSILHTQTKGAPLVENALKSAVANFKQKAAGAVAVEELVIKTITADGATIMKRIHPRSQGRAFRIEKPLSHITVVVANKE
- the rpsS gene encoding 30S ribosomal protein S19, which produces MSRSLKKGAFVDSHVLVKAQAMAGSDKKQAIKTWSRRSTIIPDMVGLTFSVYNGKQFIPVYVTENMVGHKLGEFSLTRTFKGHRKTEAAGGKK
- the rplB gene encoding 50S ribosomal protein L2, translated to MGLKSYRPLTPTLRYKQIGDRKEITAEKPYKPLTEGIKRSSGRNNAGEITSRRRGGGHKKLYRIIDFKRKNTASCTVETVEYDPNRSARIALVKYEDGKRAYIIAPADIKVGDVLNAGEGAAFRLGNALPLREIPLNTIIHNIEMKPGKGAQIARSAGAGAELVAKDGKLCQVRLPSGEVRYIPEDCLATVGQVSNIDHMNESSGSAGRSRWLGKRPSVRGVVMNPVDHPLGGGEGRTSGGRHPCSPWGKNSKGAKTRNNKRTDRFIVRRRQKRA
- the rplW gene encoding 50S ribosomal protein L23, which translates into the protein MAEIHEILVAPHITEDAAKVMAASKGAKKYVFKVAKSATKTEIKEAIEKRFNVSVDSVNTLINRGKMKRVRMGMVAGKKSNWKKAYITLKAGQSIAEFEGV